In Bogoriella caseilytica, the genomic window GAAGACGGAACTGGAACACCGGCGCGTGCCTAGACGTTTGTCAGGGTGACCGAGTGAGCCGAAGAGAGGCTGGGCATGATCGCCACGGCGGCAGATGAGTTCGGTGAGCGTGGAGTGCTGTCGCAAGAGAGCATCCTGGAGATGCGGCAGGAGCTCCTGACCACGCTCTCCATCACCCAGGGCGAAGCAGAGGAGCTCGCCCTCCAGCTGCGTACGGTGCGTGATCAGTTCGCCGAGCTGCACATGGTCTACCAGTCGGGCATCGACGAGGTGCTCACCAAGGTGACGATCCTCCAGCGCGAGTTCGAGGCCACCCACGAGCACAGCCCCATCGAGCACGTCACCTCGCGCCTGAAGTCGCCGGAGTCCCTGGTGCGCAAGATCGTGCGTCTCGGTCTGGAGCCACATGTGCCCGCAGTGCGCAAGACGATCAGGGACATCGCCGGCATCCGCATCACCTGCAGCTTCGTCTCCGACGTCTATTGGATCGCCTCGATGCTCGAGCGCCAGCCCGACCTGACCATCCTGCAGGTCAAGGACTACGTCGCCAAGCCCAAACCAAACGGCTACCGCTCGCTGCACCTGATCCTCGAGGTGCCGATCTTCCTCTCCGACCGCACCGAGCAGGTGCCGGTGGAGATGCAGATCCGCACCTCGGCCATGGATTTCTGGGCCAGCGTGGAACACAAGCTGTCGTACAAGTACGACGGCGAGGTGCCCACGCACCTGCGGGCGGAACTCCAGACGGCGGCCGAGCGGGCTGCCGACATGGACGTGCAGATGGAGCGGTTGCGCGCCGAGCTCAACGGCTCGGCCTCCGGCACCCACCGGGCCTAGCGCTCCACGCAGCGGTCTGAGCGCCCCACCCGCCCGCCGGGGCGCTCAGCCAGCTCCAGCTTCGCGCCCTGAACCTCGCTGACTTCAGTGCCATCCGTGCCGCGCCCTGATCGCAGGCTGGCGAGCACGGTGACGGTCAAGACCACGACGATGACGCCGAGGGAGAGGAAGCGCCCCGGCTCCGGGATCACCGTCCATGGCTCCCCGTCGTTGAGGAAGCCGAGGCTGTTCTCGTGCAGTGCGTGGATGATCTGTTTGGCGCCGATGTACGCGAGAATCGCCGCCAGACCGTAGTGCAGGTAGGTGAGACGGTCGAGCAAGCCATCGATGAGGAAGTACAGCTGCCGCAGGCCCAGCAGGGAGAAGGCGTTCGCGGCGAACACGAGGAACGGTTCCTGCGTGATCGCGAAGATCGCCGGGATGGAATCGAGCGCGAAGATCACGTCGATCGAGCCGAGGGCCACGACGACGAGTAGCAGCGGGGTGATCATCCACCGCCCGTGCTGTCGGGTGGTGAGCTTGCCCCCCTCGTAGTCCGCGCTCACCGGAATCACGCGCCGGACGAGGCGGATCACGCCGCTCTCCTGGTACTCCTCGCCGGTTTCGGGCTGGAGCTTGCCCTCACGTGCCTGGGCGATCGCGGTGTAGATGAGGAAGGCACCGAACAGGTAGAACACGGCGCTCCATCGTTCGATGATGGCGACGCCGAAGGCGATGAAGACTCCGCGGAGCACGATGGCGACGAGGATCCCGGAGAGCAGTACGGCTTGCTGGTAGTGCCGCGGCACCCGGAAGGCCGCGATGATGATGACGAAGACGAAGAGGTTGTCCACCGACAGGCTCTTCTCCAGGATGAAGCCCGAGTAGTAGTCGGCGCTCCGTTCCGCCCCCCACCCAGCCCAGACGGCGAGGCCGAACAGGAGGCCGATCCCCACGTAGGCGGCGGACCACCAGGCGGCTTCTCGCAGCGAAGGAGTGTGCGGGGTGCGCAGGTGGCCGAGCACGTCGACCGAGATCATGGTGAGGATGACGGTCACGAGGCCGATCCAGGCGAGCATGGGCACGTCCATGGGGGTTCCTTCCGGTACGGGTCAGTGGTACCGGAGGTCTCTTCCGTCTGCTGATGCCGGGGCCTGGTGCAGACCGACGATGCCGAGCGGGCCAACCCGCTGTGATGACGACACCATCGTTCGGGGAATACTCCCCTCCTGGAGCGGAAGACTACGCCCGCGTCGCTCCCGCAGAGCCCTCGATTGTTGTGCCCTCGGTCACTTCCGGTCCGTCGTCGGCGTCGTGGTGACCGCGCCGCGCAGCGATGCGCCGCTCAGCGGCACTTCTTCGCCGCTCAGCGGTACTTCTTCATGGGGTCGTAACCGTCCCTGGTGGAACCGGTGGTTCCCGTGGCTCCGGGAACCTCTGCTTTTGCGTCGGTCACCACCTGCTGCCCAGCCGCAGAGACGGGGCGGATCACCATGAGATAGAGCAAGGCCGCGAAGCTGATCGTGAGGACGACGATTCCGATCATGAAGATCATGAGCGGGATCACCTCGAAAAGGAAAAGCAGCATGAGCGGGACGATGAATGCCATCTCAAAGAACACCAGCGAGATGATCCGGCGCGTGCGCAGCGCGCTCAGCTCGGCCCGGTCACTGCTGTTCATTCCCTGCGTGTCATCCGTCACGCCGGCCAGCTTACCCGGGTCAGTTCGCGGCCTGCATCTGGCGGAGTTCCTTCTTCAGCCCGGAGATCTCGTCCCGTAGCCGGGCGGCGAGCTCGAACTGGAGTTCCTCGGCGGCCGCGTGCATCTGGTCATTGAGATCCTGGATCAGCCCGGCGAGGTCCGAGGCCGCAGCACCGGCGAGCTTCTCACGGCTGGTGGCCTCTCCTCCGGCGGCGGGGCGCTTGGGACTCTTGCGGTAGCCGCCCGCGAGCAGTTCCTGGGTGTCGATTTCCTCGCGGGCGAGCATGTCGGTGACGTCGGCGATCTTCTTGCGCAGCGCCGTCGGGGTGATGCCGTTCTCGGTGTTGTAGGCGACCTGTTTCTCCCGGCGCCTATTGGTCTCTTCGATGGCCTGCGACATGGATCGGGTGACGGTGTCGGCGTACATGTGCACCTGCCCGGAGACGTTTCGCGCGGCGCGGCCGATGGTCTGGATGAGCGAGCGCGGGGAGCGGAGGAAGCCTTCCTTGTCCGCATCCAGGATGGAGACCAAGGAGACCTCCGGCAGGTCCAAACCCTCGCGCAACAGGTTGATGCCCACCAGCACGTCGTAGGTGCCCATGCGCAGCTCGCGTAGGAGCTCCACCCGCTGCAGGGTGTCCACATCGGAGTGCAGGTAGCGGACCTGCACGCCGCGCTCGAGCATGTAGTCAGTGAGGTCCTCGGCCATCTTCTTTGTCAGGGTGGTGACCAGCACGCGCTCGTCACGATCGACCCGGTCGCGGATCTCTCCCAGCAGATCGTCGATCTGCCCCTCGGTCGGCTTGACCACCACCTCGGGATCGACCAGCCCGGTGGGCCGGATGATCTGCTCGACCACGCCGTCGGACTGCGCCATCTCGAAGTCACCAGGGGTGGCGGAGAGGTAGACGGTCTGGCCGATGCGCTCGAGGAACTCCTCCCACTTCAGCGGCCGGTTGTCCATGGCCGAGGGCAGGCGAAAGCCGTGGTCGACCAGAGTGCGCTTTCGCGACATGTCGCCCTCGTACATGGCGCCGATCTGTGGCACGGTCACGTGGGACTCATCGATGACGAGGAGGAAGTCCTCGGGGAAGTAGTCCAGCAGCGTGTGCGGCGCGGTGCCCGGGCCGCGGCCATCGATGTGGCGTGAGTAGTTCTCGATGCCGGAGCAGGAGCCGATCTGGCGCATCATCTCGATGTCGTAGGTGGTGCGCATGCGCAGCCGCTGGGCTTCGAGCAGCTTGTTCTGCGCTTCGAGTTCGGCCAGGCGCTCCTCGAGTTCGGATTCGATGCTGCCGATGGCGCGTTCCATCCGCTCGGGACCGGCCACGTAATGCGTGGCGGGGAAGACGTGCACGGACTGCTCGGAGTTCACGATGTCACCGGTGAGCGGGTGCAGGGCGGAGAGGGCGTCGATCTCGTCACCGAACATCTCGATGCGGATGGCGAGCTCTTCGTAGACCGGGATGATCTCGATGGTGTCGCCCCGCACGCGGAAGGTGCCGCGGGTGAAGGCGTGGTCGTTACGCACGTACTGCATCTGCACGAAGCGGCGCAGCAGATCGTCGCGGGAGATCTGGTCACCGACCTTGAGCTGCACCATGCGGTCCACGTACTCCTGGGGGGTTCCCAGGCCGTAGATGCAGGAGACGGAGGCGACCACCACGGTGTCGCGCCGGGTGAGCAGGGAGTTGGTGGCGCTGTGCCGCAGGCGCTCCACTTCGTCGTTGATCGAGGAGTCCTTCTCGATGTAGGTGTCCGACTGCGGGACGTAGGCCTCGGGCTGGTAGTAGTCGTAGTACGAGACGAAGTACTCGACGGCGTTGTGCGGCAGCAGTTCGCGGAACTCGGTGGCGAGCTGCGCCGCGAGCGTCTTGTTCGGCGCCATCACCAGGGTGGGGCGTTGCAGTTTCTCGATCAGCCAGGCCGTGGTCGCGGACTTCCCGGTACCGGTGGCACCGAGCAGGACGACGTCCTTCTCCCCCGCCTGCACGCGCTCGGTCAGCTCGGCGATTGCGGTGGGCTGGTCGCCGGAGGGGCTGTACTCGGAGACCACCTCGAAGGGGGCGACGGTCCGCTGCAGGTCGGTGACGGGGCGCATGCGACTACGGTACGGCGAGGGTCTGACATGGCGCGCGTGAGCGGGGATACCCCCTCAAGGGCGAGGCCTGCTTCACCGGAGGGCACCGCGCCCGTGCGACTCAGTCCCGAAGGCTCAGGCCTGATCGGTGACGTCGTAGGTGCGCAACCGCCCGCACATCCCGAAGCCGAGCGCCTCCGCCGGCACCGCCTGCTGCACTCGAGCATCGAGCAGATGCTCGAGGTCTCCCGAGGCGACGGCCTGCGCCATGGCCAGACTGGCCTCGGCCGTGGCGAGTGGGCGGCGGCGCACCAGATCGGGCCAGGTCTGGGCCCGCTCGCGGACGATCGCACCGGCGGCCTCGTAGAAGGCGGTCAGTGCTGACGAGTCGCCGGCCTCGACCGCGGTTTTCAGGGCGAGGAAGCCTTCGACCGCGAGGTCGCGTCGTCGTGCGGCTCGCTCGGCCCGGTGGCCGGGGTCCTCTCTCAGGGCGGCAGTCTCGGCGTAGGTCTGCGCGTCGGCGAGGTGCTCCGGCGGGAAGGTCATGACCGCATCGCCTGCCTCGGGCAGCCCGGAGTTGCTCATGAGCACGACCGCCTGCAGCTCGCCGTGGTTGACGGCGCGGTGGATGACGCCGGGCGTGAACCACACGATGGCCCCTGCCTCGAGCGGCGTCTCGCGGAATCCGTCCGCGGAGAGGCTCTGCAGGGCGCCATGCCCGGAGATCACGATGTAAGCCTCGGTGGACACGGTGTGCAGATGGGGTGAGCCGCCGCAGATGCCGTCGGGGGCGGCGTCGCCGTAGACGTCGAGCCGGGAGACCAGGGTGCCACCGGGGAAGGTCGAGTCGGGCAGGGTCGATCCGGAGCCGGTCATGATGTCACTGCCTGGTTCTTCGTCTGCTCCCACGGCACCATGCCGCCGCTCATCGAGGTCATGAAGGGGTCGTCCCCCGCGATCTGACCGGCGGTGATGGGCGTGCGGCGGAAAGCCGAGGCGTAGGTGGCCGCGGCGAACTCCAGGGTGCGGCGCGCCTCGGCGAGGTCAACCCCCGCCCGTTCCCCGGCGGTCAGAGCCTGCGCGATCGCGGCGAGCTGGTGGCGGTGGCCGCTGGTGCCATCCTCCGCCGGATTCCACTGTTCGGCGAGCTCCTCGTGCCCCGGCGCGGGCGTGAAGATCCAGTCGCTGCTCTGGTAGCCGTAGAGGTGCTCGACCTCGACGGTGGCCCGCTCGAAGTCGAACCGCACGCGTGAGGTCTCCCGGGGCGAGAGCAGGGAGTTCATCACCGTCACGACGGCACCACTCTGCATGCGCACCAGCGCAGCGGAGACGTCCTCGGTGTCCGTGGGGCGCAGCTGGCGCGCAGCCACGGCGGTGATCTCCTGCCAGTCCCCCAGCACGGACAGCAGAAGGTCGAACTGGTGGATGCCGTGGCCCATGGTCGGGCCGCCGCCTTCGATGTCCCACCGGCCGCGCCAGGGCACGTCGAAGTAGGAATCGGGGCGGAACCAGAGCGTGTCACAGGTGGCTACCAGTGGACGGCCCAGTGCCCCGGAGTCGACGAGTTCGCCCAGCCGTCGCGCGGCGACCCCAAAGCGATGCTGGAAGACGGTGAGCGTCTGCACGCCGGTCTCGGTCTCGACCTCGGCGATCTCATCGACCTCGGCCAGACTGAGCGCTGTGGGCTTCTCCACCAGCGCTGTGATGCCGGCACGCATCGCGGTGATCGCGAGCGGCGCGTGGGTCTGCGGCGGGGTGCAGATGCTGACGAGGTCGAGCTCTGCGCTCTCCAGCAGCTCCTGGGCGTTGAGGAAGACCGTCGGATCACCGTGCTCGGCGGCGAAGGCGGCAGCGCGATCGCGATCGAGATCGGTGACGGCCACGAGGTCGATCTCGCCCTCAAGTGTGGTCATCGCACGCGCATGCGACTGGGCGATGCCGCCCGTACCGATAATGCCGGCTCGCAGAGGTTTGGCAGGGGCGGAAGTCATCAGGGATTCCCTTCTTTGGGTGGGGGTGCACCGGCGGATTCGCGCCAGATCACCCGGGTCAGGCTGCCGGGACCCGGCGGCTCTTCGTCCCCGCGCATGGCAGCCAGCAGGCGGCGTACGGCATAGGCGCCCAAGGCACGGCGGTCGATCGACACCGTGGTGAGGGCCGGGACCATCACACCGGCCAGGGGGAGGTCGTCCCAGCCGGTGACGCTGAGGTCACCGGGAACGGTCCAACCGCGTGCCAGGGCACCGCGGATCGCTCCGGCCGCGATGACATCGTTCGCGGCGATCACCGCCAGGGGTGGCGCCCCGGACGGCAGCTCTCGGATGGCGCGCTCACCCGATCGACCGCTCCACGGCCCGGTGACGACGCCGAGGGACTCCAGTCCATGGTCGGCGATGGCCTTCTCGTAGACGGCACGGCGAGCACGAGCGGAGGCGTACTCCTCGGGGCCCGCGAGGTGCAGGAACCGCCGGTGGCCCTGGGTGGCGAGCTGCTCGACGATCTCCGTCACCGCACCGGCATCGACCATCGCGCCGGAGACGTGCAGATCCTCGTCATACTCGGGCAGCACGAGGACAGTCGTGTGCTCATCCTCCTCGTCCAGGTTCCCGGGAAGGTCGGTGAAGGAGAGGATGCCTTCGAACTCGCCGGTATCGATCATGTCGAGGAGGCGGTGTGTTCGTTCCTTGGCGGAGCCGGCCAGGCCCTGGAGTTCCAGCACGTATCCGGCCTCCCCCGCGGCCTCCGCCGCTCCAGAGAGGATGGTCGCGACGCCCGGGGTGGCCAGCGGTAGGACGACGGCGAGGCGCCCGGACTTCCGGGTGCGCATGGACCGCGCGGCGAGGTTGGGACGGTAGCGCAGCTCGGCCATGGCAGCCAGCACCCGCTCCCGGGTGGCTTCCGAGATGCCGGGGCGGCCGGTGAGGACATGGGAGACGGTGGATTGGGAGACCCCCGCCCGGGTGGCCACGTCACGGCTGGTGGTGCGCTGCGCCATACCTGCCTCTCGGTCGCGTTCGTGATCGAACCGGCGATTTCGCGGGCACTGCTTGACGTAAGCAATGCGCGTCACACTAGTCTGTCATACGTAGTAGTACTACGTATCAAACTATCGGAAGGCAGTCCATGACCGACGTCGCTCGCTCCGTACCTGTCGTGCAGCCAGGCGAGTTCGTCTTCGCCGCCGCGCATCTCGATCACCCGCACATCTACGGCATGGCCGAGGGCCTGGTCTCCGCCGGCGCGACGCTGGAGTGGGTGTACGACCGCGATCCCGCCAAGGTGGCGGCGTTCGTGGAGCGATTCCCGCAAGCGCGGGTGGCGCGCAGCGAAGAGGAGATCCTCGCGGATCCCCGAGTCGCCCTGGTGGCCTCAGCCGGCGTGACCTCTGAGCGCGCCGCCACCGGCCTCCGAGTGATGGAGGCCGGCAAGGACTACTTCGTGGACAAGGCCCCATTGACCACGCTGGAGCAGCTCGCGGCGGTGCGTGAGGCGACGGCGCGGACTGGCCAGAAGTACGCCGTGTACTACAGCGAGCGGATCCACGTGGAGGCGGCCGTGCTCGCAGGCAAGCTGATCGACGAGGGCGCTATCGGGCGGGTCCTGCACTTCACGGGGATGGGCCCGCACCGCATCGGCGACCCGGCGAAGCGACCGAGCTGGTTCTTCGAACGGGAGACCTTCGGCGGGATCATCTGCGACATCGGCAGCCACAA contains:
- a CDS encoding GTP pyrophosphokinase, with translation MIATAADEFGERGVLSQESILEMRQELLTTLSITQGEAEELALQLRTVRDQFAELHMVYQSGIDEVLTKVTILQREFEATHEHSPIEHVTSRLKSPESLVRKIVRLGLEPHVPAVRKTIRDIAGIRITCSFVSDVYWIASMLERQPDLTILQVKDYVAKPKPNGYRSLHLILEVPIFLSDRTEQVPVEMQIRTSAMDFWASVEHKLSYKYDGEVPTHLRAELQTAAERAADMDVQMERLRAELNGSASGTHRA
- a CDS encoding TerC family protein, which produces MDVPMLAWIGLVTVILTMISVDVLGHLRTPHTPSLREAAWWSAAYVGIGLLFGLAVWAGWGAERSADYYSGFILEKSLSVDNLFVFVIIIAAFRVPRHYQQAVLLSGILVAIVLRGVFIAFGVAIIERWSAVFYLFGAFLIYTAIAQAREGKLQPETGEEYQESGVIRLVRRVIPVSADYEGGKLTTRQHGRWMITPLLLVVVALGSIDVIFALDSIPAIFAITQEPFLVFAANAFSLLGLRQLYFLIDGLLDRLTYLHYGLAAILAYIGAKQIIHALHENSLGFLNDGEPWTVIPEPGRFLSLGVIVVVLTVTVLASLRSGRGTDGTEVSEVQGAKLELAERPGGRVGRSDRCVER
- the uvrB gene encoding excinuclease ABC subunit UvrB — translated: MRPVTDLQRTVAPFEVVSEYSPSGDQPTAIAELTERVQAGEKDVVLLGATGTGKSATTAWLIEKLQRPTLVMAPNKTLAAQLATEFRELLPHNAVEYFVSYYDYYQPEAYVPQSDTYIEKDSSINDEVERLRHSATNSLLTRRDTVVVASVSCIYGLGTPQEYVDRMVQLKVGDQISRDDLLRRFVQMQYVRNDHAFTRGTFRVRGDTIEIIPVYEELAIRIEMFGDEIDALSALHPLTGDIVNSEQSVHVFPATHYVAGPERMERAIGSIESELEERLAELEAQNKLLEAQRLRMRTTYDIEMMRQIGSCSGIENYSRHIDGRGPGTAPHTLLDYFPEDFLLVIDESHVTVPQIGAMYEGDMSRKRTLVDHGFRLPSAMDNRPLKWEEFLERIGQTVYLSATPGDFEMAQSDGVVEQIIRPTGLVDPEVVVKPTEGQIDDLLGEIRDRVDRDERVLVTTLTKKMAEDLTDYMLERGVQVRYLHSDVDTLQRVELLRELRMGTYDVLVGINLLREGLDLPEVSLVSILDADKEGFLRSPRSLIQTIGRAARNVSGQVHMYADTVTRSMSQAIEETNRRREKQVAYNTENGITPTALRKKIADVTDMLAREEIDTQELLAGGYRKSPKRPAAGGEATSREKLAGAAASDLAGLIQDLNDQMHAAAEELQFELAARLRDEISGLKKELRQMQAAN
- a CDS encoding cupin domain-containing protein, translated to MGADEEPGSDIMTGSGSTLPDSTFPGGTLVSRLDVYGDAAPDGICGGSPHLHTVSTEAYIVISGHGALQSLSADGFRETPLEAGAIVWFTPGVIHRAVNHGELQAVVLMSNSGLPEAGDAVMTFPPEHLADAQTYAETAALREDPGHRAERAARRRDLAVEGFLALKTAVEAGDSSALTAFYEAAGAIVRERAQTWPDLVRRRPLATAEASLAMAQAVASGDLEHLLDARVQQAVPAEALGFGMCGRLRTYDVTDQA
- a CDS encoding Gfo/Idh/MocA family protein; protein product: MTSAPAKPLRAGIIGTGGIAQSHARAMTTLEGEIDLVAVTDLDRDRAAAFAAEHGDPTVFLNAQELLESAELDLVSICTPPQTHAPLAITAMRAGITALVEKPTALSLAEVDEIAEVETETGVQTLTVFQHRFGVAARRLGELVDSGALGRPLVATCDTLWFRPDSYFDVPWRGRWDIEGGGPTMGHGIHQFDLLLSVLGDWQEITAVAARQLRPTDTEDVSAALVRMQSGAVVTVMNSLLSPRETSRVRFDFERATVEVEHLYGYQSSDWIFTPAPGHEELAEQWNPAEDGTSGHRHQLAAIAQALTAGERAGVDLAEARRTLEFAAATYASAFRRTPITAGQIAGDDPFMTSMSGGMVPWEQTKNQAVTS
- a CDS encoding LacI family DNA-binding transcriptional regulator — encoded protein: MAQRTTSRDVATRAGVSQSTVSHVLTGRPGISEATRERVLAAMAELRYRPNLAARSMRTRKSGRLAVVLPLATPGVATILSGAAEAAGEAGYVLELQGLAGSAKERTHRLLDMIDTGEFEGILSFTDLPGNLDEEDEHTTVLVLPEYDEDLHVSGAMVDAGAVTEIVEQLATQGHRRFLHLAGPEEYASARARRAVYEKAIADHGLESLGVVTGPWSGRSGERAIRELPSGAPPLAVIAANDVIAAGAIRGALARGWTVPGDLSVTGWDDLPLAGVMVPALTTVSIDRRALGAYAVRRLLAAMRGDEEPPGPGSLTRVIWRESAGAPPPKEGNP
- a CDS encoding Gfo/Idh/MocA family protein, which produces MTDVARSVPVVQPGEFVFAAAHLDHPHIYGMAEGLVSAGATLEWVYDRDPAKVAAFVERFPQARVARSEEEILADPRVALVASAGVTSERAATGLRVMEAGKDYFVDKAPLTTLEQLAAVREATARTGQKYAVYYSERIHVEAAVLAGKLIDEGAIGRVLHFTGMGPHRIGDPAKRPSWFFERETFGGIICDIGSHNFEQMLYYCGATDAEILSSAIANHHHPEYPTFEDFGEAHIVMNNGATGYTRVDWFTPDGLGTWGDGRAFIIGTEGYIELRKFINVATEKRGEHVFLVNDEGEQHIQASGKVGFPFFGELIMDCLQRTETAMTQAHALKAAELSVRAQVQARRVG